One Candidatus Marinarcus aquaticus genomic window carries:
- a CDS encoding class I SAM-dependent methyltransferase, translated as MNYQDIDFNELYKKQKQASTFKLKDRQAWNKKAPSMNKKIHKSIYNDELLSHINFDECSSFLDVGCGVGNISIKAAQKVKQVYALDYSDVMLELLNENMQKQSVQNISPIQASWEDDWKDIPEADIVLASRSMEVVDMKDALTKINAKAKKRVYITYKVGGSFVDKKILKVLNKQIFDKPDYIYVLNILYGMGINPTLTYLKSEGRREQYDSKENFIKSVQWSLDTLTSQEIEKLEDYYDGLDDEDAQAEQYNYWALIAWEK; from the coding sequence ATGAATTACCAAGATATTGATTTTAATGAGTTGTATAAGAAACAAAAACAAGCTTCAACATTTAAACTCAAAGATAGACAAGCATGGAATAAAAAAGCACCTTCTATGAATAAAAAGATTCATAAAAGCATTTATAACGACGAACTGCTTTCTCACATCAATTTTGATGAGTGTTCCTCTTTTCTTGATGTGGGGTGTGGAGTGGGAAATATCAGTATCAAAGCAGCCCAAAAAGTGAAACAAGTGTATGCTTTGGATTACTCTGATGTGATGTTGGAATTGTTGAATGAAAACATGCAAAAACAGAGTGTGCAAAATATCTCACCTATACAAGCTTCTTGGGAAGATGATTGGAAGGATATTCCAGAAGCTGATATAGTTTTAGCTTCACGATCAATGGAAGTTGTGGACATGAAAGATGCCCTAACAAAAATCAATGCTAAAGCCAAAAAAAGAGTCTATATCACCTATAAAGTGGGTGGCAGTTTTGTAGATAAAAAAATCTTAAAAGTGCTAAATAAACAGATATTTGATAAACCCGATTATATCTATGTATTAAATATTTTATATGGCATGGGTATTAATCCAACACTGACGTACTTAAAAAGTGAAGGGCGACGAGAGCAGTATGACTCCAAAGAAAATTTTATAAAGAGCGTGCAATGGAGTCTGGATACGTTAACTTCACAGGAGATTGAGAAGCTTGAAGACTATTATGATGGTTTAGATGATGAAGATGCTCAAGCGGAACAGTATAACTACTGGGCACTGATTGCTTGGGAGAAGTAA
- a CDS encoding DMT family transporter, which produces MQTNYEHIKIYTLLALCVLFWSANFILGRYLHDALSPITLAFYRWMGVFFCILPFLIKEFKPIMQALKKDFIYLSILSILSVSCFNTFLYIGLQDTMATNALLINSVFPILVLVLAFIILKDKISRYQLLGIASSTVGVVFIVLQGDFQKISTFELNRGDLFVMLASLSWAMYSVLLRYKKITLNPLQFLTTTVTIGLIVLSPFYFIYTDNFAYDWIEVKLHWHFIAFIIIFPSILSFLFWNHGILEIGAEKTGQFTHLMPIFGAILAFIFLNEMPKFYHLLGVVFIFSGIYFSLFLKRKR; this is translated from the coding sequence ATGCAAACAAATTATGAACACATTAAAATCTATACACTTTTAGCACTGTGCGTGCTTTTTTGGTCGGCAAACTTTATCTTAGGACGATACTTACACGATGCACTCTCTCCCATAACTTTGGCTTTTTACCGATGGATGGGTGTATTTTTTTGTATTTTGCCTTTTTTAATTAAAGAGTTTAAACCCATCATGCAGGCTTTAAAAAAAGATTTCATCTATTTAAGCATACTCTCCATACTCTCTGTGAGTTGCTTTAATACGTTTTTATATATTGGCTTACAAGATACCATGGCTACGAATGCATTGTTAATCAACTCTGTTTTCCCTATTTTAGTGCTTGTATTGGCTTTTATTATTTTAAAAGATAAAATCAGTCGATACCAACTTTTAGGAATTGCATCTTCAACGGTTGGGGTTGTTTTTATTGTATTACAAGGGGACTTTCAAAAAATCAGCACGTTTGAACTCAACAGAGGTGATTTATTTGTGATGTTGGCTTCTTTGTCTTGGGCCATGTACTCCGTACTGTTGCGTTATAAAAAAATCACGCTCAATCCCTTGCAGTTTCTCACAACAACGGTCACCATAGGCTTGATTGTACTGAGTCCATTTTATTTTATCTATACTGATAACTTTGCCTATGATTGGATTGAAGTGAAACTGCATTGGCACTTTATTGCTTTTATTATTATCTTTCCCTCTATTTTATCGTTTCTTTTTTGGAATCATGGAATTTTAGAAATCGGGGCCGAAAAAACAGGACAATTCACACACCTTATGCCTATTTTTGGTGCCATTCTGGCTTTTATTTTTTTAAATGAAATGCCAAAATTCTACCACCTCTTAGGAGTGGTATTTATTTTCAGTGGAATTTATTTTTCACTGTTTCTAAAACGTAAACGCTGA
- a CDS encoding NUDIX hydrolase, with protein sequence MEYFTESIGCFEVVFDPYNGVTVKSESIPNNKEQFEKNLQQLIQQLKEGKRNLLWIYLDIEHSYLIPYLSMHGFTFHTCQTTRLLMVKKIANNPIIPTASNHTLGVGVVVLNDANEVLVIQERISKTTYKLPGGHIDDGEMISTAVAREVKEETGVDVVFDSIISLGHFYPHQFDKSNLYIICKATPLSAEINISDTAEIVDAKWVDVQEYLNDDEVLEYNKELISLALNTKGLKPFDLESLKKIPKTYELFKLDKITQMSY encoded by the coding sequence ATGGAATATTTTACAGAATCGATTGGGTGTTTTGAAGTGGTATTTGACCCTTATAATGGCGTAACCGTTAAAAGTGAAAGCATCCCTAATAATAAAGAGCAATTTGAAAAAAATTTACAACAACTCATCCAACAACTTAAAGAGGGAAAACGTAATCTTTTATGGATATATTTGGATATTGAACACTCCTATTTAATTCCTTATTTGAGCATGCATGGTTTTACCTTTCATACCTGTCAAACCACGCGACTGTTAATGGTGAAAAAGATTGCCAATAATCCTATCATTCCTACAGCATCCAATCATACCTTGGGTGTGGGTGTAGTGGTGCTTAATGATGCCAATGAAGTATTGGTCATACAAGAACGTATCTCTAAAACAACGTATAAATTACCTGGTGGTCATATTGATGATGGTGAGATGATTTCAACAGCAGTTGCACGTGAGGTCAAAGAAGAGACAGGGGTGGATGTGGTGTTTGATTCCATCATCTCATTGGGTCATTTCTACCCACATCAATTTGATAAAAGCAATTTGTATATTATCTGTAAAGCCACGCCATTAAGTGCAGAGATTAATATCAGTGACACTGCCGAAATTGTCGATGCAAAATGGGTGGATGTGCAAGAGTATTTAAACGATGATGAGGTACTTGAATACAATAAAGAGCTCATCTCTTTGGCACTTAATACCAAAGGCTTAAAGCCTTTTGATTTGGAAAGTTTGAAGAAAATCCCCAAAACGTATGAACTGTTTAAATTAGATAAAATAACGCAAATGAGTTATTAA
- a CDS encoding bile acid:sodium symporter family protein, whose product MLKKSVTLFPLWAILFSLLSYLQPNLVVGFKSWIIPLLITIMFCMGITLKIEDFKRVLKRPKMIALAVSLQFLLMPLAAFIISKLFELSNELLVGMVLVGAVSGGTASNVIAYLAKADVALSITMTVVSTLLSIIVTPYLTLLYVGQTVPVPATSMLLSILKIVFIPVVVGLILNHYFHRFIDKRHDFFAFLSIIAIVFIIGIIIGLNQQKIATIALSLMLAIICHNFVGLVGGFYITKWFGFDYKSCKTVAIEVGMQNSGLAVVLAMKYFTALGALPGAIFSIWHNISGSIIAGYWVKKSEKENR is encoded by the coding sequence ATGTTAAAAAAAAGTGTTACACTTTTCCCTCTTTGGGCTATTCTTTTTTCCCTTTTATCATATCTTCAACCCAACTTAGTTGTTGGCTTTAAAAGTTGGATTATTCCACTGCTTATTACCATTATGTTTTGTATGGGAATTACCCTTAAAATTGAAGATTTCAAACGTGTATTAAAACGTCCTAAAATGATCGCTTTGGCTGTTTCATTGCAGTTTTTATTGATGCCATTGGCAGCATTTATTATCTCAAAATTGTTTGAATTATCGAATGAACTGTTAGTGGGGATGGTGCTTGTAGGAGCGGTTTCAGGTGGTACGGCATCTAATGTGATTGCTTATTTAGCCAAAGCAGATGTGGCTCTTTCTATTACCATGACAGTGGTTTCTACACTGCTTTCTATTATTGTGACTCCTTATTTGACACTTTTGTATGTGGGGCAAACCGTACCCGTACCGGCAACAAGTATGCTTTTAAGTATTTTAAAAATTGTCTTTATTCCCGTGGTTGTGGGTCTTATTTTAAATCATTATTTTCATCGTTTTATTGATAAAAGGCATGATTTCTTCGCATTTTTATCAATTATAGCAATTGTATTTATTATTGGTATTATCATTGGATTAAATCAACAAAAAATCGCCACCATTGCATTGTCATTGATGTTGGCTATTATTTGCCATAATTTTGTGGGATTAGTGGGTGGTTTTTATATCACCAAATGGTTTGGCTTTGATTATAAAAGTTGTAAAACCGTCGCCATTGAAGTTGGGATGCAAAACTCAGGATTGGCAGTGGTATTAGCCATGAAATATTTTACCGCTTTAGGCGCATTACCTGGCGCCATTTTTAGTATTTGGCATAATATCTCTGGTTCAATTATTGCAGGGTATTGGGTGAAAAAAAGTGAAAAGGAAAACAGATGA
- a CDS encoding ATP-binding protein, whose amino-acid sequence MTKKNRKNLYIIGAFLLCEMVIVFVINQISDSKKITLLNAANKVVTTQFNTVYNSFETLANTVFKGYINKPEIINAFAHKERERLYNLLKEDYIYLSSINFKQIHFHLPNNDSFLRMHKPERFGDDLTNIRYSVESVNKYHKPIMGLEMGRVVPGFRYVYPLFNTKKEYLGSVETSFSVKAFAHKVEEVFDVHTHFLINKEVYDRKIFEEYKDYYSKSIESEAYILLVREAIRKIKQEEQQIYKVFQNDLKQTINEKMRMNKEFSLEIELGKTSEGHKHKIATFLPLFNIQNQKMAYFVVYQDSDELAHLQEESYYSYGLFTLINILIFILIYKEVNFRENLLIRIKESTQKLRQKRAELEELNNSLEVRIKKEVQKSREHELQLFEVEKMAQMGEMIGNIAHQWRQPLSAIASSSSAIKLHYELEVLNKEGLYNYLDGITRSTQYLSETIDTFRNFVKDDRSIQEASVQEVLEQGLSIVNDSLKSNNIKLHKNYTVEPIRIKTIPKELIQVFINVINNARDIILERKIKNPQIVLNVENIHETVVISIEDNAGGIPQEILPKVFDLYFTTKHQSRGTGIGLHMSRKIVHDHLKGKMYVHNSSLGARFVMELPLEI is encoded by the coding sequence GTGACGAAAAAAAACAGAAAAAATCTCTACATCATTGGCGCATTTTTATTGTGCGAAATGGTGATTGTATTCGTAATCAATCAAATCAGTGATTCTAAAAAAATCACACTTTTAAATGCAGCCAATAAAGTGGTAACCACCCAATTTAATACCGTATATAACTCTTTTGAAACTCTTGCAAATACCGTCTTTAAAGGGTACATCAATAAACCCGAAATCATTAATGCCTTTGCACACAAAGAACGAGAAAGGTTGTATAATCTTCTTAAAGAAGATTATATCTATCTTTCATCGATTAACTTTAAACAGATTCATTTTCATCTTCCCAATAATGACTCTTTTTTGCGTATGCATAAACCTGAACGTTTTGGGGATGACCTTACAAATATTCGCTACAGTGTAGAGTCTGTCAACAAATATCACAAACCCATTATGGGCTTAGAAATGGGGCGTGTGGTTCCTGGATTTCGTTATGTGTATCCTTTATTTAATACAAAAAAAGAGTATTTAGGAAGTGTAGAGACCTCCTTTAGTGTTAAAGCTTTTGCTCATAAAGTCGAAGAGGTGTTTGATGTACATACTCATTTTTTAATTAATAAAGAGGTGTATGATCGTAAGATTTTTGAAGAGTATAAAGATTACTACTCTAAAAGCATTGAGAGCGAAGCCTATATTTTATTGGTGCGAGAAGCCATTCGTAAAATCAAACAAGAAGAGCAACAAATTTATAAAGTTTTTCAAAATGATTTAAAACAGACCATCAATGAAAAAATGCGTATGAACAAAGAGTTCAGTTTAGAAATTGAGTTGGGAAAAACAAGTGAAGGGCACAAACATAAAATTGCGACTTTCTTACCTCTGTTTAATATTCAAAATCAAAAGATGGCATATTTTGTCGTTTATCAAGACAGCGATGAATTGGCTCACTTGCAAGAAGAGAGTTATTACAGTTATGGTCTTTTTACATTGATCAATATTTTGATTTTTATTTTGATTTATAAAGAGGTGAATTTCAGAGAGAATTTGCTTATAAGAATTAAAGAGAGTACACAAAAACTCAGACAAAAAAGAGCAGAGCTCGAAGAATTAAATAACTCCTTAGAGGTGCGAATTAAAAAAGAGGTTCAAAAAAGTCGAGAGCATGAGTTACAACTTTTTGAAGTAGAAAAGATGGCTCAAATGGGAGAAATGATAGGGAACATCGCACATCAATGGCGACAACCTTTGAGTGCTATTGCTTCATCCTCTTCTGCAATTAAATTGCATTATGAACTGGAAGTTTTAAACAAAGAGGGGCTGTATAATTATTTGGATGGGATTACAAGAAGTACGCAATATCTCTCTGAAACCATTGATACGTTTAGGAATTTTGTCAAAGATGATCGAAGTATTCAAGAAGCAAGTGTACAAGAGGTTTTAGAACAAGGTTTGAGTATTGTCAATGATTCATTAAAATCCAATAATATTAAATTACATAAAAATTACACGGTGGAACCAATACGGATTAAAACCATTCCAAAAGAGCTCATACAAGTCTTTATCAATGTTATTAACAATGCACGGGATATTATTTTAGAGCGAAAAATAAAAAATCCTCAGATCGTTTTAAATGTTGAAAATATCCATGAAACGGTTGTTATTTCCATTGAAGATAATGCAGGAGGAATTCCTCAAGAGATTTTACCAAAAGTGTTTGATTTGTACTTTACCACCAAACATCAAAGCAGAGGTACAGGAATAGGACTTCATATGAGTCGCAAAATTGTTCATGACCATTTAAAAGGAAAGATGTATGTACACAACAGCTCTTTAGGAGCTCGTTTTGTCATGGAGCTTCCTTTAGAGATTTAG
- a CDS encoding cytochrome-c peroxidase, which translates to MKCILIILMSICLFATEDFELITKAYKNGLRPVPSDLESLLLELKLEYKNVSKEKVVLGKKLFFEKELSKNRDISCASCHNFKKGGADGIPTAIGHKGLKNPFHLNTPTVLNTAFSKKLFWNGETDTLKEQAKGPLQAPFEMAITPELAEKRIKEKTPYKELFKYAFGSDKISFEKIVEAIAVYEKTLVTKGRYDKFLTGNENALSSNEKEGLNLFITKGCVGCHNGIGLGGQEIRKFPLTYHHIWSLTTPQRIAQIKRNYFTVLSMLKNKNFNTNEQKIDYIKYSMGFEDFKLMDKGFFHRIVDNQRLKVMTSTACNSCHVNNQTEVKKSIITKIPFPFENKGDFLGSKSKEKYFRVPLLRNIVQTKPYFHNGSVNKLQDAINLMGVHQTRNQLTPKEIDDLVAFFKSVDGEIVEYLK; encoded by the coding sequence ATGAAATGCATATTAATAATACTAATGAGTATATGTCTATTTGCAACTGAGGATTTTGAACTTATTACAAAAGCTTATAAAAATGGGCTGCGACCAGTGCCAAGTGATCTTGAATCATTATTACTTGAGTTAAAACTAGAGTATAAAAATGTATCAAAAGAAAAAGTAGTATTGGGTAAAAAGTTATTTTTTGAAAAAGAGTTATCCAAAAACAGAGATATCAGTTGTGCTTCATGTCATAATTTTAAAAAAGGTGGTGCCGATGGAATTCCAACAGCAATAGGACATAAAGGATTAAAAAATCCTTTCCATTTAAATACACCAACTGTTTTAAATACTGCTTTTTCAAAAAAACTGTTTTGGAATGGGGAAACTGATACTTTAAAAGAACAGGCGAAAGGTCCTCTTCAAGCTCCATTTGAAATGGCAATAACACCTGAACTAGCAGAAAAAAGAATAAAAGAAAAAACACCATATAAAGAACTTTTTAAATATGCTTTTGGAAGTGATAAAATTTCTTTTGAAAAAATTGTAGAGGCTATAGCAGTTTATGAAAAGACTTTGGTTACAAAAGGAAGATATGATAAGTTTTTAACGGGTAATGAAAATGCTTTAAGTTCGAATGAAAAAGAGGGCTTAAATCTATTTATTACAAAAGGCTGTGTAGGTTGTCATAATGGCATAGGACTTGGAGGACAAGAAATTAGAAAGTTTCCCTTAACATATCATCATATTTGGAGTCTAACCACACCTCAAAGAATTGCTCAAATAAAAAGAAATTACTTTACTGTATTAAGCATGTTAAAAAATAAAAACTTTAATACTAATGAACAAAAAATTGATTATATAAAGTATTCAATGGGCTTTGAAGATTTTAAATTGATGGATAAAGGTTTTTTTCATCGAATTGTTGATAATCAGAGGTTAAAAGTTATGACATCAACAGCCTGTAACAGTTGTCATGTAAATAATCAAACAGAAGTTAAAAAAAGTATCATCACAAAAATACCATTTCCTTTTGAAAATAAAGGAGACTTTTTGGGTTCAAAGAGTAAGGAAAAATATTTTCGAGTACCTTTATTAAGAAATATTGTACAAACAAAACCCTACTTTCATAATGGAAGTGTAAATAAACTTCAAGATGCCATTAATCTTATGGGTGTTCACCAAACCAGAAATCAATTAACGCCAAAAGAGATTGATGATTTGGTTGCATTTTTCAAATCAGTAGATGGTGAAATTGTAGAATATCTTAAGTAA
- a CDS encoding acyl-CoA thioesterase translates to MKYGTQRMVMYPHLNAAGILFGGMALAWVDEDAIIFAANLLDTNRIAMVKMSEVVFKSSANIGDILVSGVEIVRVGKTSITVKCELRNKTTNQVIIQVDEIVIVALDYNKRPTVHKLADGADF, encoded by the coding sequence ATGAAGTATGGTACACAACGAATGGTCATGTATCCGCATTTAAATGCAGCAGGAATTCTATTTGGTGGTATGGCATTGGCATGGGTAGATGAAGACGCTATTATTTTTGCAGCAAACTTACTGGATACTAATCGTATTGCTATGGTGAAGATGTCGGAAGTGGTTTTTAAAAGTTCAGCCAATATTGGAGATATTTTAGTTTCTGGGGTCGAAATTGTACGTGTGGGGAAAACCTCCATTACAGTGAAGTGTGAATTACGTAATAAAACCACCAATCAAGTCATCATTCAAGTTGATGAGATTGTGATCGTTGCATTGGACTACAATAAGCGCCCAACAGTCCATAAACTCGCAGATGGAGCAGATTTTTAA
- a CDS encoding Crp/Fnr family transcriptional regulator yields MELLDYHCFNGLNEQEQNKVMQNARSVIIPSEHILYYTGDICNDVLFLKSGSVKVYIQPNEIGVEEMTLYELNSGSQCIVNLFSTISSSATLATAQTITPIEGWLIPKETVLWLINTSPAFREFKMDIFGKRLNSLIALISDVKFTTIEQRLLNWLYVQGRDSIKITHDKIASIIGVTRETVSRNLKKLEQQGYIKLGRGVIALT; encoded by the coding sequence ATGGAACTTTTAGATTATCACTGTTTTAATGGTTTAAATGAACAAGAACAAAATAAAGTAATGCAAAATGCAAGAAGTGTGATTATTCCAAGTGAGCATATTCTATATTATACAGGAGATATTTGCAACGATGTACTATTTTTAAAAAGTGGAAGTGTAAAAGTATATATTCAACCTAATGAAATTGGGGTTGAAGAGATGACACTTTATGAATTAAATAGTGGTAGTCAATGTATAGTAAATCTTTTTAGTACCATCAGCTCTTCGGCTACATTAGCAACAGCACAAACCATTACTCCAATTGAAGGTTGGTTAATACCTAAAGAGACGGTATTATGGCTTATCAATACTTCTCCTGCTTTTCGTGAGTTTAAAATGGATATTTTTGGTAAAAGGTTAAACTCTTTAATAGCTTTGATTTCAGATGTTAAATTCACTACTATTGAACAACGGTTATTGAACTGGTTATATGTGCAAGGTCGAGATAGTATCAAAATCACCCATGACAAAATTGCTTCAATCATTGGAGTGACTCGAGAAACAGTAAGTAGAAATCTTAAAAAACTTGAACAACAAGGATATATTAAATTGGGTCGAGGAGTAATAGCACTTACATAG
- a CDS encoding DUF4242 domain-containing protein, protein MSNLKFFIDTHDKNSETFPASITPEQMEGFYQKYEAACAQEGVISLRIHVGFEDGKAFCFNMAPNVEAVKRVHDKVGLPYESITEVNTITPGDLALLS, encoded by the coding sequence ATGAGTAACCTAAAGTTTTTCATTGATACACATGACAAAAATAGTGAGACTTTTCCAGCCAGTATTACACCTGAACAAATGGAAGGTTTTTATCAAAAGTATGAAGCTGCTTGTGCCCAAGAAGGTGTAATCTCTCTTCGAATACATGTAGGCTTTGAAGATGGAAAAGCATTCTGTTTTAATATGGCACCTAATGTAGAAGCTGTCAAAAGAGTCCACGATAAAGTTGGATTACCCTATGAGAGTATCACAGAAGTTAATACCATCACTCCAGGTGACTTAGCACTATTAAGTTAA
- a CDS encoding DUF4242 domain-containing protein, translating to MNHDNSTNEIMDDELNRREFIKKAGIVAGIVALSSPLTPLTLNASKIKKNLVEGKMKFFIDTHDKNTQTFPADITPKQMESFYQKYEAACAQEGVISLRIHVGFEDGKAFCFNMAPNVEAVKRVHDKVGLPYESITEVNTITPADLALLN from the coding sequence ATGAACCATGATAATTCAACCAATGAAATTATGGATGATGAATTAAATCGACGAGAGTTTATTAAAAAAGCAGGCATAGTAGCTGGAATAGTGGCATTATCCTCTCCTCTTACACCACTGACACTCAATGCCAGTAAAATAAAGAAAAATCTAGTTGAAGGTAAGATGAAGTTTTTTATTGATACCCATGATAAAAATACTCAAACTTTTCCAGCAGATATTACACCTAAACAAATGGAAAGTTTTTATCAAAAGTATGAAGCTGCTTGTGCCCAAGAAGGTGTAATCTCTCTTCGAATACATGTAGGTTTTGAAGATGGAAAAGCATTCTGTTTTAATATGGCACCTAATGTAGAAGCTGTCAAAAGAGTCCATGATAAAGTTGGATTACCATATGAGAGTATCACAGAAGTAAATACTATTACACCTGCTGATTTAGCTTTATTAAACTGA
- a CDS encoding c-type cytochrome: MKYIIIGGITIIVTLLISKVYTVVNLMYFNKYPEQKIKIVQQKSIDTQIVKTGENLYMVYCTSCHGQDGKGNKGKAHDHTKRISKKSVIHAIENGAKNFISHYSSAMPSGLIDKHEINEIAQYVAKGFKGTKPKLWDRCASCHGENAQGIAYIAPNIKNYTDDLIMTILHDGKKGAIGTMPSFKGRLTMAQMKSIAMYIRELGKKYDKL; this comes from the coding sequence ATGAAATATATCATTATAGGCGGGATTACAATTATAGTTACATTATTAATATCAAAAGTATACACAGTAGTCAATTTAATGTATTTTAATAAATATCCTGAACAAAAAATAAAAATTGTACAGCAAAAATCAATAGATACTCAAATAGTCAAAACAGGAGAAAATTTATATATGGTTTATTGTACTTCCTGTCACGGGCAAGATGGTAAAGGAAATAAAGGTAAAGCGCATGATCATACAAAAAGAATATCTAAAAAATCAGTGATTCATGCTATAGAAAATGGTGCAAAGAATTTTATTAGTCACTACTCGTCAGCTATGCCATCAGGGCTTATTGATAAACATGAGATAAATGAAATTGCTCAATATGTTGCAAAAGGATTCAAAGGAACAAAACCAAAATTATGGGATAGATGTGCTTCATGTCATGGAGAGAATGCACAAGGCATTGCATATATAGCACCTAATATTAAAAACTATACTGATGATTTAATCATGACAATATTACATGATGGAAAAAAAGGAGCTATTGGTACCATGCCAAGTTTTAAAGGTAGATTAACTATGGCTCAAATGAAATCTATTGCGATGTATATTAGAGAATTAGGGAAAAAGTATGACAAACTGTAA
- a CDS encoding EF-hand domain-containing protein has protein sequence MKTQLKIGALLVSLFCIVPFGLSAENMPVRGPMSFEMYDVDKDGFISEKEFYDVRAKRMEQKANMGMPMRNAGNAPDFNAFDKDKDGKISELELLKGQNERMQENRANKGFKGNMQQ, from the coding sequence ATGAAAACGCAACTGAAAATAGGTGCACTTTTAGTGTCATTATTCTGTATTGTGCCATTTGGTTTGAGTGCTGAAAATATGCCTGTACGTGGACCCATGTCATTTGAGATGTATGACGTGGACAAAGATGGTTTTATCAGTGAAAAAGAGTTTTATGACGTTCGTGCAAAACGTATGGAGCAAAAAGCCAATATGGGAATGCCCATGAGAAATGCAGGCAATGCCCCTGATTTTAATGCTTTTGATAAAGATAAAGATGGTAAAATCAGTGAGCTTGAGCTTTTAAAAGGTCAAAACGAACGTATGCAAGAAAACAGAGCTAATAAGGGCTTCAAAGGAAATATGCAACAATAG
- a CDS encoding cysteine hydrolase family protein, whose translation MNKALVIIDIQNDYFKEGKCELVCSKEASLNAQALLNAFRIKKLPIIHIQHVNIRKGATFFMPNTQGVEIHKNVAPNSNETVIKKHYPNSFLETNLEDVLESLKVKELVICGMMSHMCVDSTVRAAFDKGYVCEVAHDACATKDLTFSDKVVSANEVHHAFMAGLNYLFAKVKSTHELLPLI comes from the coding sequence ATGAATAAAGCATTGGTCATTATTGATATTCAAAATGATTATTTTAAAGAAGGAAAATGTGAATTGGTGTGTTCAAAAGAAGCGAGTTTAAATGCGCAAGCTCTTTTAAATGCATTTCGAATAAAAAAATTGCCCATCATTCATATACAACATGTGAATATACGGAAAGGTGCAACATTTTTTATGCCCAATACGCAAGGAGTAGAGATACATAAAAATGTGGCTCCCAATAGCAATGAAACAGTGATAAAAAAACATTATCCTAACAGTTTTTTAGAGACCAATTTGGAAGATGTTTTAGAATCTTTGAAAGTAAAAGAGTTAGTCATATGTGGAATGATGAGTCATATGTGTGTCGATTCAACGGTTCGTGCAGCTTTTGATAAAGGGTATGTGTGTGAAGTGGCACACGATGCATGTGCAACAAAAGATTTAACGTTTAGTGATAAAGTTGTCTCAGCTAACGAGGTGCATCATGCTTTTATGGCAGGGTTAAATTACCTTTTTGCCAAAGTCAAAAGTACACACGAGTTGTTGCCATTGATTTAG
- a CDS encoding TetR/AcrR family transcriptional regulator: MPTSKEHLLRIAFEEIYHNGYAATSVDKILKKANMNKGSMYHFFKSKKELVLAVIDERVKNYIEDKYSVLLKVENNICEALMDLIKERNSFDFSCGCKLNNLVQELSPKDSDFKIALERVYIKFESIIEEVLNKAVANNEITHSDTKALSMYVVASIEGCLGTAKKSQDGTYFHTCISQLEYFLNTLKK; this comes from the coding sequence TTGCCAACAAGTAAAGAACATTTATTACGAATTGCCTTTGAAGAGATTTATCACAATGGTTACGCAGCAACATCGGTGGATAAGATTTTAAAAAAAGCCAATATGAACAAAGGAAGCATGTATCACTTCTTTAAATCAAAAAAAGAGTTGGTGCTGGCAGTGATTGATGAGCGAGTAAAAAACTATATTGAAGATAAATACTCAGTACTTCTTAAAGTTGAGAATAATATCTGTGAAGCTTTGATGGATTTAATCAAAGAGAGAAACAGTTTTGATTTCTCTTGTGGTTGTAAACTTAATAACTTAGTACAAGAGCTCTCACCTAAAGACAGCGATTTTAAAATTGCACTGGAGCGTGTGTATATCAAATTTGAAAGCATCATTGAAGAGGTTTTAAACAAAGCCGTTGCTAACAATGAAATCACCCACTCTGATACAAAAGCACTCTCTATGTATGTGGTTGCTTCCATTGAAGGGTGCTTAGGTACAGCTAAAAAATCACAAGATGGAACGTATTTTCATACGTGTATCTCTCAACTTGAATATTTTCTAAATACCCTTAAAAAATAG